The proteins below are encoded in one region of Geomonas ferrireducens:
- a CDS encoding sensor histidine kinase, translated as MKPLRFSLTFYILSAVSLLLVLAWLLLSLISFKTAEKDLLTQKGEDTRLLLGAIVSVLPRPLAPPDPKSSVARYLEQLRQDGSFEGLLVVDDTLRPLYAYPAGSAVDDSLLSVLNNGRPLFQISADHATCRSYSAIVEQGKVIGAARLTLSLRPAQERLLSSRRLFLAYFALDFLLLLVLGSYLLSRTVVSPFKKLLQATRRITAGDLGVSVNVAGSAEVAELSEAFNSMLVALREKRVEVEEKVAALTWANKELVEARSEAVRSEKMASVGLLAAGMAHEIGTPLAAIMGYSAILTEDLAADPEKTDYLRRIIEESQRIDRIVRGLLDYARPKDAQREEVVVRTLLEKVVQLLSPQGVLKHLEVSIEVEADLPLIFADPYQLEQLLINLIMNARDAMPRGGKLWLKGSSRGADVVVEVIDSGHGMPPEHIGKVFDPFFTTKEPGKGTGLGLAIAARIAESCGGKLEAQSEQGKGSRFILTLPAKAESKG; from the coding sequence ATGAAACCTCTCCGTTTCAGCCTCACCTTCTACATCCTCTCCGCCGTGAGCCTGCTGCTCGTGCTCGCATGGCTACTCCTCTCGCTTATCTCCTTCAAGACCGCAGAAAAAGACCTGCTGACCCAGAAAGGGGAAGACACCCGGCTTCTTTTGGGTGCCATCGTCTCCGTCCTGCCGCGTCCCTTGGCCCCGCCCGACCCCAAAAGCTCCGTGGCGCGGTATCTGGAACAGCTGAGGCAGGATGGCAGCTTTGAGGGGCTGCTTGTGGTGGACGATACCTTGCGACCGCTCTACGCGTATCCTGCCGGCAGTGCGGTGGACGACAGTCTTCTCAGCGTGTTGAACAACGGGCGCCCGCTTTTTCAAATCTCTGCCGATCATGCCACGTGCCGCTCATACTCCGCGATCGTGGAGCAGGGGAAGGTCATCGGGGCGGCCCGGCTCACGCTCTCGCTTCGCCCCGCTCAGGAGCGGCTCCTATCGTCGCGCCGTCTTTTTCTCGCTTACTTCGCCCTGGATTTCCTGCTGCTGCTGGTGCTTGGATCCTATCTGCTTTCCCGCACCGTGGTCTCCCCATTTAAGAAACTACTCCAGGCCACGCGGAGGATCACCGCCGGTGACCTCGGCGTTTCCGTGAACGTGGCGGGGAGTGCCGAGGTCGCGGAGCTCTCCGAGGCATTCAACAGCATGCTGGTGGCTTTAAGGGAGAAGAGGGTGGAGGTCGAGGAGAAGGTAGCCGCGCTGACTTGGGCCAACAAGGAACTGGTCGAGGCGCGCAGCGAGGCGGTCCGATCCGAGAAGATGGCATCCGTCGGGCTTTTGGCTGCGGGTATGGCGCACGAAATCGGTACCCCCCTTGCGGCGATCATGGGGTACAGTGCGATCCTCACCGAGGATCTTGCCGCGGACCCGGAAAAGACGGATTACCTGCGGCGGATCATCGAGGAATCGCAGCGCATCGACCGAATTGTCAGGGGGCTTTTGGATTACGCCCGCCCGAAGGACGCGCAGCGCGAAGAGGTGGTGGTTCGCACTCTGCTGGAAAAGGTGGTTCAACTGCTTTCCCCCCAGGGGGTGTTGAAGCACCTGGAGGTGTCGATCGAGGTTGAGGCGGACCTACCGTTGATCTTTGCCGATCCTTATCAGCTAGAGCAGTTGCTGATCAACCTTATTATGAACGCCAGAGACGCCATGCCGCGGGGTGGGAAACTGTGGCTAAAGGGAAGCAGTCGAGGAGCCGATGTGGTCGTCGAGGTGATCGACAGCGGCCACGGCATGCCGCCCGAACACATCGGGAAGGTGTTCGACCCGTTCTTCACCACGAAGGAGCCCGGGAAAGGGACAGGGTTAGGTTTGGCCATCGCCGCCCGCATCGCAGAATCCTGTGGTGGTAAGCTCGAGGCCCAGAGCGAGCAGGGTAAAGGAAGCCGCTTCATTCTGACCCTTCCGGCGAAGGCGGAGAGTAAGGGGTAG